The following proteins come from a genomic window of Triticum aestivum cultivar Chinese Spring chromosome 6A, IWGSC CS RefSeq v2.1, whole genome shotgun sequence:
- the LOC123130916 gene encoding uncharacterized protein At1g66480, which translates to MGNSIGAKRKGAKVMQLDGTSFRVKPPAAAADVLRDHPGFQLLEAEEVKLLGARARPLAPDAPLRRGRLYFLVALPRRPAAGPPRRAWSGNLRVGARERLESLMLARRSTSDLSSFQGVASASAPASPLFAGAGGGAGTPVRLRMRLPKAQVEKLMGESRDAAEAAAKIMELCAAVGDGGGCGAKVTPERPPGILRSPRFAATPEWGSGFMLPKPAPGAPPKTPQRWASLPRAKEEKRARFVALPDELIA; encoded by the exons ATGGGGAACAGCATTGGGGCGAAGCGGAAGGGGGCCAAGGTGATGCAGCTGGACGGGACGTCCTTCCGGGTgaagccgccggcggcggcggccgacgtgCTGCGCGACCACCCGGGCTTCCAGCTGCTGGAGGCGGAGGAGGTCAAGCTGCTGGGCGCGCGGGCGCGGCCCCTGGCGCCCGACGCGCCGCTGCGCCGGGGCCGGCTCTACTTCCTCGTCGCgctcccgcgccgccccgccgcggggCCGCCGCGCAGGGCATGGTCGGGCAACCTCCGCGTCGGCGCGCGCGAGCGGCTCGAGTCGCTCATGCTCGCCCGCCGCTCCACCTCCGACCTCTCCTCCTTCCAGGGcgtcgcctccgcctccgcccccgccTCCCCGCTCTTCGCGGGAGCGGGAGGCGGCGCAGGCACCCCCGTGCGGCTCAGGATGCGGCTCCCCAAGGCGCAGGTGGAGAAGCTGATGGGGGAGAGCCGggacgcggcggaggcggcggccaagATCATGGAGCTGTGCGCCGcggtgggcgacggcggcggctgcggcgccaAGGTGACGCCCGAGCGGCCGCCCGGGATCCTGCGCAGCCCGCGGTTCGCGGCCACGCCCGAGTGGGGCTCCGGCTTCATGCTCCCCAAGCCGGCGCCCGGCGCGCCGCCCAAGACGCCGCAGCGGTGGGCCTCGCTGCCCCGCGCCAAGGAGGAG AAGCGTGCGAGGTTCGTGGCGTTGCCGGACGAGCTGATCGCATGA